The segment CTCGGCTGGAACTATCCTCTCCACCTTGGAGTGACCGAAGCAGGAGATGGGGAAGATGGCCGTGTCAAATCTGCCATTGGAACGGGGTCGCTCCTCCTAGAAGGACTGGGCGACACCATTCGTGTCTCCCTCACTGAAGATCCTTGGCTTGAGGTCGACCCTTGCAAGCGGCTCATTGACTTTGCTAAAAGCTACGAAGGAAAAGGGATCGCCCCCTTTATCGAAACGAAGCGAAACATCCAAGAGATGAAGCGCCGTTTTGTTCGTCAGGTTGCCCCTCTTCAACGCGATGGCTCGGTCCTTGTATGGGGAGAGCCTCAAGAAGACATTAAGGCCGATGCCTTCTTTAACGGAACAGAGATTATCGCCGATGGGGAAACTTTTACCGACTTTGCCTACATTAAAGATGGAGATCCGAGCACCTGGAAAACACTCCTTGAAGAGCCCGCCTCCTTTATCCTTCTTGAGCTGACCGACTCTCTGCTTCACCAGGGGCGCTATTTCTTCGAGTGGATCCAAGAGGCAAAGCTGGATCTTCCCGTCATTCTGGTGGGGAACTATCCCCTTTCAGAAGAGGATACGGTGATCCATGCTGCTGCCGAGATGGGAGCTCTTTTAGCCGATGGAATGGGCGAGGGAATCCTCCTAAAAACCAACCTCTCCCCAGACAAGGCAAGCTCTCTTTCGTTTAATATCCTTCAAGGGTGTCGGATGCGAGCAACAAAAACCGAGTTTATCGCCTGCCCCAGCTGTGGCCGGACCCTTTTTGACCTTCAAGAGGTGACCCAGAAGATTCGAGCAAAGACGGCCCACCTTCCGGGCGTCAAGATTGCGATCATGGGATGTATCGTCAATGGACCTGGAGAGATGGCCGACGCTGACTTTGGGTATGTCGGCTCAGGACGGGAAAAGATCGACCTTTACGTGGGTAAAGAGTGCGTCGAGCGCAACATCCACTACACCGAAGCGGTCGATCGTCTGGTCCAACTCATCAAGGATTACGACCGCTGGATAGAGCCCGAAGAGGCCGCCCTTACTTCTTCTTCCCTGGAATAAAGACGAGGAAGGCTCCACCAACGATGAGGATGATGCCGCCTGCTAAAAGCCCATTGGCGATGGCGGTATATTTCTTCACATCTTCTCGTCCGGCGTCGATCTTCTTTTGCGCCCCACTTGCAAGCTCATCCCCAAAGGGTTTGGTGGCGGGAGTCATCCCAAAAAGCTGCTTTCCTGTGTCCACTTTTCCCTGCGCACTGGAAATTTGCTCCTTTCCTTTGGCGATTTCACCCTTGATGTAGCTTGAAGCAAAGAGCATTGCGATCCCCACCGCAGCTACAATCAGTCCTAAAATCCGTCGTATTTCGGCATGGTTCAAAATACAGCATGCCGAGGTAACACTTCACGAAATATGGACACTTCACGACGTAGCTTTTCTTCGCCTTCGGCTCCGAAGCTGTGTCGGTTCAGTGGATTTTTTTTGTTAAGCTGAAAGTCGAGCAAAGCGAATATGGTAAGTGGCTAAAAACCTGGAAAAAAAGAGGCTTGTTCCTTGGTGAAAGATGTGCAAGGTTTTCTAGGAAAGAACCTTTCCAGCGAACTGACATGGCTTCGGAGCCGAAGGCGAAGAAAAGCCATGCGGTGAGCTGTCCGCGGCTTCAAAATGGCTCTGCAAAATCGCCCCGCACGAGGGGTGGAACAGTGCTTTGCACGGCCCCCCGAGGAGGGTCGATTTGGCTTGCCAGATTGAAGCTCAAGGGGGCAGCAGGGGGCTTGCCCCCGACGCATCTTTCATAAGACCAAAAATTGTTACTCTATTTTGAACCATGCCCGTTTTTTCATTATTTTCTCCTGTAAATTTTTTTCTTTACCCTATGACATAAAGGGACAAAAAGAGCAAGCTGGTGGTTTAAATAGGAAACTTTTATAATTCTTTCAAAGTTTAGCTTGAAGGAGACTTTTATGACCCCCATTCAAAAATCTGCTATTACATCTTTAACCATAGGTGCAGGAGCTTACATAATAGGAAAGCGCTTCACCCATCTATTTAATGGTGCAAGCTATAACGGCCTTTTTTTAGCGACAGGGATGGTAATGGTTGCTGAAGCCATTCAAGAAAAGCTTGCTTCTTCAAAGGATGAGTGTTTTTGCTTGTCAGTGGCAAAAAAACTATCTGTAGTTTGGTTCGGAGCGGCCCTTGCTTTTGGGATGTCAAAAGCCCTTAAAGGGAAGGTTAAACTTACTGGTGAGGCGATTCTGAAGTTTGCGATTATCCAAGGGGTCGTCATGCTAATTGTTCATGGATTTAAGAATATGACCTGTCGAGAAGTCAAGTGGGCTATTAAGTGTGCAAAAAAAGAGGTCACTGCAAACGATCTTCGAAAATGCGCAAGACGCAGTTTTTTGATCTATATGGGGCTTGTTTACGGTGATTCCTCTTACCTTAAAGAGGATTTAATGATTGCCTTTCATGAAAGGCTTAAAAATGAGATCGGAAAAGATGCTTTAAAGAAAAAGCTTAAGAAAAATTCCAGCTTTTTTAGCACGTTCCCTGAGAATGTCCAAACCCAGGTTGCTAGACTCGTAGATTCAACGCCAGATAAATTAAAACCCAAAGAGAAATAAAGGTTTTCATAAATCAGCGCGCCCCGTATGTGTTAGGCAAACGAGGTGTGCATGTTAAACCGAATCTTTTTTATCACAAATATCGTTATTCTCATTGGAATGGTCAGCTTTTTTGCTTTCGATTGGGACTCGAGTGGAACCATCGAAGCAAGCCGGATCATTTTGAAAGGGGCGAATGGGACCCCAAACATCATCTTGCAAGGAAATGATGAGAATACTCTCATTACCTTGAATGATGCGAATGGAAATGTCCGCCTCCAGCTGCAGGGGGGAGTTTTCCCAGCGGTGATCATGAAAAATGAAGAGGGGGAGATCGTCGGGACCTTCTTTCCTTTAAGGGATGGGGGAGCGGCTCTTGGCTTGGGAGACCGGACGGGAAATATGGCCACCTTTATCCGCGGGGGAGAGACTCCGATGATGAACTTCTACCAAGGCTCTCATGAACCGAATATTGCGATGGGCATTGCAAATGATTTGCCCCACTTTGTGATGATTCCCAAAGAAGGGGGTGAGGGGGTGATTATCCATGGGCACACGCCACCTAGCCTTCTTTTTGTAGATGAGGAAGGGAAGGTTCCTGTCTCTTTATCCCGCCACGGACTTCTTCATGAGGTCACGGAACAAAGGGATGAGGAAGCTCTAGCCCCTTAAAATTGCGTGTTTTGTTAGGTCTGCGAAGAAGGGCGAGGACGATGTGGGTGTGGATAAAGGGGACCCCACTTTCAACCGAGATATTGCCAGTGGCGGTAATGAGCTCAAATGTTCTGTCGAAGGAGCTCTTGTCATAGTCATTTTTCTCAAGGTTAAAGTGGCCGAGTTCTACATCATGGACCATTCCAATCCCTTGGTAAAAGGCGCTGGGGATCTTTTTTTGAAGGACAAAGGCGCTCAGCATCTCATGGAGCTCCTTTCCCTCTTCCATATTTAGGAGCTGGGCAAAAATAACTTATACATTTTTGCAACCATAACATGGCCTTGTTCACCTTTACAGGTAAAAAGTTCGCACATTTATCGGTGGTATATGTAAGAAAGATACGTCGGGGACTTGCCCCCGACGCATCTTTCATCCAACTAAGTATGCAGACTTAAAAAAATAAGGGGCTTGTTGTTCAGGAAAAAGTGTGCGAAAAGGTGAGCAAGGCCCAAAAAAATCTCAACCAATCTATCCTCAATTTTAGGATTGACAGAGCACTATGGGGGGTTGTAACCAAAAAAATATTCAGCTAATGTAAGGCATATGGATACGGAAGAGGAAAAAGCGCTGAAAGAGCGCCACCACCACTGGCAGATCCGGCTGATCGTAGCGATCGTGATGCTGACCCTTTCCTTTGTTGGGCTGATCGTCTCCGATCTTTGGCGGGATGGGGCATGGCTTTACTGGCGGGTGATGGTCGGTATCTTTGCCCTGTTAAGTCTTTTTTTATCCTGGTATCTGCGCCATAAAAAACAGATCCTTTCTCCGGCGACGATTTGGCATGAGCTCGTGCAGTGGTTTGGGCTAATTTTAGCGGTCTACCTCGTGGCAATCTTTGTCAATACGGGGCTGATCGGCCGCTTTGAAGCAGGTCTTGTAGCTCTCACTCTCCTTGCACTGAATACCTTTATTACAGGGATCTATGTGGAGGGGACTTTCCTTGTTATTGGCCTCCTCTTAGGTCTTTTTGCAGCGGGGGCTGCCCTTTTAGCCGAGTATCTCTATACCGTGATGCTCCCGATTACCATTGCGGTGGGGGTTTTACTTGTATGGATTGTCCGCAAAAAACATTCACATAAATAACTCTTTACACGACAATTTTTGAACACTTGAATAAAAATCCTTTTGTAAGATATACTTGTGATCCATAAATCACTTAGGAAAGGCTCATAGAATGTCGGTTAGTAGTATAGATTTGGAAAATCAGGCTCCTTTAGAAGAAGAGCTCAACCTCTCTAAGAGTCTTGAGGGACTTTCTGTTTATATAAAGAATCGTTATGGGCCCATTTTGGCGACATCCGGATATCGTCTTAAAAGCGGAATGAGGGGGCTTTCTTTGGTTTTGAACTTTTTATTTGCTCGTATGGAAAAGCAGGGTAAGGGCTCTATCTATGAAAAGGTGAGCCAAAATATCACGAGTCTTTCCACTAGACGGATTGTTTGGAGTTGGAATACCAATGAATTTATCAAAAACTTTCAGGCGCTTAGTCGAGAAAAGCACCACATTTCTCGGCAAGATCTCAAGGAAGTCTCTATTAATATACTCCGCTCTGCCTACGATGATATCCCTAGTTTTTGCTGCGACTATTGCAGTGATTCCCGTCTTGAGACGATCCGAACGTCCCTTATTGGAATCAGTTTTTTCTTGGGCAATGAAAATTTTGATAAAGAGGTGGATCGCACCGTAGAAGAGATGCGCAATTATTTCACATCGAAGGTTGTGCTTACTCCAAATAGGATGCGTCACCAGCAGATTGTTGTTAGGGCCTATATTCAACGGCTCTTGGAAAAGCTGGAAAATGAGTGATATAAAGCGTCTTTTTTTTGGGTTTGAGGTTTATGCTACATGGCCTGATGATCTTCCCGATGCAAGGACGCTAAAGGCAAAACACCGCCACCTCACCATCGCCTTTTTAGGGGACACCTCTTACAAGCAGATCCGCTCTCTCATCCCAAAGATGCCCAAGCCCTCCTTTCGAGTGGGTCCTGTCGCCCTTTCTGACGCGTGCCTCTGCCTTCCCCGGCGCGACCCCCGTGTTGTCAC is part of the Candidatus Neptunochlamydia vexilliferae genome and harbors:
- the ispG gene encoding (E)-4-hydroxy-3-methylbut-2-enyl-diphosphate synthase; translated protein: MKKYSESVYKTKRWKTRKVMVGNMGVGGDNPIRIQSMTTSSTRDVEATVDQIIRLADMGCEIARVTVQGKKEAEACEAIKNTLVQKGYTIPLVADIHFYPPAAMLVAEYVDKVRVNPGNFVDKRATFKTIEYDDATYAAEIEKIFETFGPLVEKCKKLGRAIRIGTNHGSLSDRIMNRYGDTPFGMVESALEFARVCRQLGYHDFIFSMKASNPLVMMKAYRLLVAEMMKLGWNYPLHLGVTEAGDGEDGRVKSAIGTGSLLLEGLGDTIRVSLTEDPWLEVDPCKRLIDFAKSYEGKGIAPFIETKRNIQEMKRRFVRQVAPLQRDGSVLVWGEPQEDIKADAFFNGTEIIADGETFTDFAYIKDGDPSTWKTLLEEPASFILLELTDSLLHQGRYFFEWIQEAKLDLPVILVGNYPLSEEDTVIHAAAEMGALLADGMGEGILLKTNLSPDKASSLSFNILQGCRMRATKTEFIACPSCGRTLFDLQEVTQKIRAKTAHLPGVKIAIMGCIVNGPGEMADADFGYVGSGREKIDLYVGKECVERNIHYTEAVDRLVQLIKDYDRWIEPEEAALTSSSLE
- a CDS encoding PPC domain-containing DNA-binding protein, which produces MEEGKELHEMLSAFVLQKKIPSAFYQGIGMVHDVELGHFNLEKNDYDKSSFDRTFELITATGNISVESGVPFIHTHIVLALLRRPNKTRNFKGLELPHPFVP
- a CDS encoding 2'-5' RNA ligase family protein, coding for MSDIKRLFFGFEVYATWPDDLPDARTLKAKHRHLTIAFLGDTSYKQIRSLIPKMPKPSFRVGPVALSDACLCLPRRDPRVVTWHGSPFGADTIAGYQKEVAGYLIDKREFLKHITLGRSPFKEKEWKKHFSHCPST